A genome region from Scomber japonicus isolate fScoJap1 chromosome 15, fScoJap1.pri, whole genome shotgun sequence includes the following:
- the tomm7 gene encoding mitochondrial import receptor subunit TOM7 homolog has translation MAKLSKETKQRLQQLFQCGQFVIRWGFIPTVLYLGFKRGADPGMPEPTVLSLLWG, from the exons ATGGCTAAACTAAGCAAAGAGACCAAACAGCGGCTGCAGCAGCTGTTCCAGTGCGGCCAGTTTGTCATCCGATGGGGCTTTATTCCAACCGTGCTGTACCTGG GTTTCAAACGAGGAGCAGATCCAGGGATGCCTGAACCAACAGTCTTGAG TTTGCTATGGGGCTGA